TCCCCGGCGGCCTCACCCCAGGAGATCCTGGTGGTCCGTTCGGTCCGGCTGCCCCGGCTGCTGGCCTCCCTGGGTGCGGGGGCGTCCCTGGCGGTGTCGGGGGCGGTCCTCCAGGGCGTGCTCGGGAATCCCCTGGCGGAGCCCTACACCCTGGGCATCGCCGCCGGAGCCGCCTTCGGCGCGTCACTGGCCATTTCTCTGGGGGGGATCTGGGTCTCCGGGGCCGCCTTTGCAGGGGCCCTTGCCGCCCTGGGTCTGGCCCTGCTGCTCTCCCGGCTTTCCGGGCGGGGATCCCAGCTTTCCATGGTCCTGTCGGGCATCGTGGTGAGCTCCGTCCTCTCCGCGGGGGTGACCCTCTTCAAGGCCCTGGCGGACGAAAGGGTGTCGGCCATCGTGCTGTGGCTCATGGGGAGCTTCTCCGGTGCGTCCATGAAGGAGGCCCGGGCGGTGTGCGCCGGGGCGGCACTGCTCTTCGGCGCCGCCCTGTGGTGGGGAAGGGACCTGGACGCCATCTCCCTCGGCGAGAGCCGGGCTGTGTTCCTCGGGGTGGAGGAAGGGAAGATCAAGACGGTGCTGCTGGTGCTGGCCTCCCTGGCGACCGCCCTCACCGCGGCCTCCTTCGGCATTATCGGCTTCGTGGGCCTGGTGGGGCCCCACCTCGTGCGGCAGGTCCTGGGACCGTCCCACCGCCCCCTGCTCGCCGCGTCCTTCCTGGGCGGGGCGGTGCTTCTGGCCGGGGCCGACGGCCTGGCGAGGTCCCTGGGGGAGCTGCCCGTGGGCGTGATCACGGCCCTTGCCGGAGGACCGGTCTTCTGCTGGATTCTTGTGAGAGAAAGGGGAAAAGGAGCATGACGGGTGTATCGGTGCGGGATCTTTCGGCAGGGTACGGCGGAAGAACCGTCCTCCGGGAAATCTCCGGGGATTTCCCCCGGGGTGCCCTGACCTTCCTCCTCGGCCCCAACGGCAGCGGAAAAAGCACCCTGCTCCGGGCCCTCGGGGGCGCTCTTTCACACGGCGGAACCGTAACCCTCTGCGGACGGGACGGGGCGTCCCTCTCCTCCCGGGAGCGGGGCCGCCTGGTGGGCGTGGTGACCCAGTCTCCCTCGCTGAACTTTCCCTTCACCGTGGAGGAGGTCATCTCCATGGGGAGGCTGCCCCACAGGAAGATCTTCGGGAGTTCCGACGTCCGGGGCAGGGAGGCGGTGCGGAGGGCGGCGGAGGCCATGGAGCTTGTGGACCTGCTGGACCGGCCCCTGACCACCCTGTCCGGAGGCGAACGCCAGAGGGCCATGATCGCCCAGGCCATCGCCCAGGAGCCCGAGATATTCCTCCTCGACGAGCCCTCCTCCGCCCTGGACCCGAAGCACACGCTGGGCCTCTTCCGGTTTCTCCGGCGCGCCGCGGCGGAGGGAAAGACCGTGGCGGCGGCGGTGCACGACATCAACCTCGCGGCGGAGTTCGGCGACTGCGTCTGGATATTGGGGGAGAACGGCCTCGCGGCGTCCGGGAGGGTAAAGGACGTCCTCACCGGGGAGGTGCTTTCCTCGGTGTACGGCGTCTCTTTCGCGCCCCTCTGGCGGGGGGCCGGAGAAGGGGAGCGGGTGCTGTGGCGGGCCGTCTGACCCTTCCGGCCGTTTTTCTCCTTCTGCTCGCGGCCTGTCTGCCCGTCTCCGGGGAGATCCGGATTTCCGACGACAGCGGCAGGACCGTGGTCCTGGAACACGCAGCCCGGAGGGTGGTCTCCCTCTACGCCGGGCACAGCGAGAATCTCCTGGCCCTCGGCGCGGGGAATGCCATCGCCGGAGTGTCGGCGGCCGATGATCCGGCCCTTTTCCCGGGGGTACCGGTGCTCCCCATGCGGGCTGACGGGGAGCGCATCCTCGCCCTACGCCCGGACCTGGTGCTGCTGAGGCCCCAGGGAGAGGCGGCGGCGGAAGGGGTGATCCGGCTCCTGGAGCGGGGGGGCGTGCCGGTGGCCTCCCTTTCCCCTCCCACCTGGGAGACCATGGAGGCCTACCTCGTCCGCCTGGGAGCCCTCGTCGGCGCGGCAGACCCGGCACGGCCATGGCGGGAGGCGGTGTCCGCCCTGGAGCGCACCGTCCCTGCGGGGAAGCGACCCCGGGTATTCCTGGAGAGCTCCTCCCGGGGGCTTATGACCTGTTCTCCCTCATCATGGGCCGCCCGGGTGATCGCCCTGGCGGGGGGGGAGAACGCCGCGTCGGACGCGGTGCCCCTCCGTTCCGGGAGCCCCCTTGCCCCGTGGGGAGAGGAGCGGCTGCTTGCCCTCGCCGGGGAGGGGATCGACGTCTATCTCGTCCAGGTGGGGGCCATGAACCCGGTGATGGAACGGGATATTCTGGAGCGGCCGTGGATTTCCGGCCTCGGGAACGCCAGGATCGTGCTGGTGCCTGAAGAGCTTGTGAGCCGACCGTCCCTCCTCCGGCTGGAGGACGGGGTGGAATGGCTGCGGAACGTGCTGTACCCTGAAGGAGGAAAAAGGCCATGAAATTCTGGGGAGTGGGCCTCGGCCCCGGCGATCCCGAACTTGTTACGCTGAAAGCGCTGCGCATCCTCCGGGAGGCCGGGGCGGTGTTCGTCCCCCTGTCGGGAAAAGGGCGGGAGAGTGTCGCCGGCGCCATCCTGGGCGCACACCTGGGCCGGGAGACCATCCCCCTCCATTTTCCCATGGTGCGGGACGATGCCCGAAGGGACGCCCTGCTCCGGGAGGAGCTGCGGAGGACCCGTCCCCTCTGGGAAGGAGCGGCCTCCCTTGCCCTGCCGGTGATAGGGGACTCCGCCCTGTACGCGACAGTCGCCTATCTCTACGACCTCCTGAAGGAGGAGATTCCGGAACTAGCCCTGGGGCTCGTTCCGGGCATTTCGGCCCATTCGCTGGCCTCGTCCCGGGCGGGGCGGTTTCTCGCCCTCGGGGACGAGAGCCTGTCGGTGATTCCCGGCACGGCTCCGGCGGAACGGGTGCGGGCCATGCTCGCCGCATCGGACGGGGCGGCCATCTACAAGCCGTCGGCCCTCGGCGGTGAGCTCCGGTCGGTGGTTGAGTCCACGGGCCCGTGGAAAACCATCCTGCGGGTGGACAGGGCGGGCATGGAGGACGAACGGATTTTTGAGGGCGATTCGGCTCTCGACCCCTCGGGTGAATACCTGAGCGTGGTGGAGCTGCTCCGCCGGAGATGACCGGCGGGAGAGCGGGGAAGGAGGGGAAGGGATCATGGAAGGCGCCGACTGGAGCGGGCTGCTGAAGGGGATGGGGCTGCTGGCCCTGTCCGTTTCGGGCGGCCTCGCCCTGGGAAAGGCCATCATCGCCCTGTCCCTCCCCGAACGGCTTCTGGGTTCCCTGCTGCCCCGGCTGCGCCGTCTCCGGATCCCGGCCCAGGCCCTCTTTGCCCTCGGCGTGAGCCTGGGGTCCTCCCGGGCGGGGTCGGCTCTCGTGGCGGAAGCCTACGGCCAGGGGATCCTCTCGGAGCGGGAGGCCCTGTTCGGCACCCTCCTCCAGTCCTTTCCCGGCTATCTGAAGCGCTGGCTCGTCTCCTTTCCCGTGGCGGCGGCCCTCGCCGGGACGGCGGGGGCCATCTACTCCGTGGCCGTGCTGGCCCGGAGCTTCTGCCGTTTTCTGCTCTTCCTGTTCCTGCTCCGGGGGCGGGGGGCCACAGAGAATGAGGAAACCGTCCGCGGAACGGAAGGCCGCAGGGGCCGGGAATTTTCCTTCCTCGGAACCCTGGCGAGAACCCTGCCGGCCGCGTGGGCCTTCTACGCCCTGGCGTACCTGGCCACCCCGGCCCTGCAGGAGTTCATCGAGGCCAGGGGTGCGTCCTTCCCGCTGCTTTCGGCGGCGGGGTGGACCGTGGCTGCGGCATCCTTCGCCCATGTCAACGCGGCCCTCGGCGTGGCGGGGGGCGCTCTGGCGTCGGGGAGCCTCACCACCGCCCAGGCGGTGCTGGCGCTGCTCACGGGAAACATGCTCGCGGTGCTCTCCAGGGTGCTGCGGCAGGACATCGCCTTCTGGATCGGCATTTTCCCGGGGCGGATGGTCCGGTCCCTGTTCGTGTGGAACCTCGTTACCCTGGTGGCGACCATGGCGGCGACGGTGTGCCTGGCGGCAATCCCCGTCCTGTGGGGATGGTAAAAATCCGGGCATTGTTTTTCATTTGGCAGCGGGGAGCGTTGCCATTGCTCGCTTGGGCCGTCGGCGCACATTGTCATCCGTGACAACTGCGCCTAAAACCGACATCCCTGTCGGTTTTCCGGCCCGGGCGCTGCGCCTGGCAACACTCCCTCTGCCGTAAAATATACATGATGTTGGCAGAGAAAGAGAGGTTGATTGCTATGGCGACGAGTGCGGAGTGGTTCACCCGGGCGAAGGAATCCCTCGCCGGGGGAGTGAACAGCCCGGTCCGATGCTGGCGGGGCGTGGGCGGAGATCCCCTGTTCTTTTTCCGGGGGGAGGGCCCCTACCTCTACAGCGTGGAGGGGAAGCGCTACACCGACTACGTGGGGAGCTGGGGCCCCCTCATCCTCGGCCACGGCCACCCCGAGGTGGTGGAGGCCGTCTGCCGCGCGGCGTCAGACTCCACCTCCTTCGGGGCGTGCTGTCCCGCCGAGGTGGAGCTTGCCGAGGAAGTGAAGGGGGTCTTCCCCTCCATGGAGCTGCTCCGGTTCGTCTCGTCGGGGACGGAGGCGGTGATGACGGCCCTTCGGGTTGCCCGGGGGTTTACGGGGCGGGATCTCGTGGTGAAGTTCGAGGGCTGCTACCACGGCCACTCGGACAGCATGCTGGTGAACGCAGGAAGCGGAGCCCTGACCCTCGGGAATCCCGACAGCGGCGGCGTCCCTGCTTCCGTGGCGTCCGCCACTGTGGTGGTGCCCTTCAACGACGGGGAAAAAGTTGCTGAAGCCTTCCGGCTGTTCAGCGGCCGCATCGCCGCAGTGATCGTTGAGCCCTGGGCTGGAAACATGGGCCTGGTGCCTCCCTGCGAAGGCTTTCTTCCCTTCCTGCGGGAAATTACGGAGAAGCACGGCGCCCTGCTGGTCTTCGACGAGGTGATCACAGGATTCCGGGTTTCCGAGGGGGGCGCCCAGCAGAGAGCCGGCATAGTCCCCGACCTCACCTGCCTGGGGAAGATCATCGGCGGGGGCCTTCCCGTGGGGGCCGTGGGCGGCCGCCGGGAGGTCATGGAGGTGCTCGCCCCCCTCGGGCCGGTGTACCAGGCGGGAACCCTCTCGGGAAATCCCCTGGCCATGGCGTCGGGGCTGGCGACCCTCGGGGCGCTGAAGCGGGAAGGGGTCTACGAACGGCTGGAAGAAACGGCCGTCCAGCTCGCCGACGGGCTGAAGGACGCCGCCTCCCATGCCGGGGTCCCCCTTTCGGTCTCCCGGTTCGGCTCGGTACTGGGGCTGTTCTTCGCTCCCCGGCTTCCCCGGAACCTCGGGGAAGTGAAGGGGACGGACGGGGCGAAATATCCCCCCTTCTTCCACGGCATGGAGGAGAGGGGCCAGTACTTCGCGCCGTCGCCCTTCGAGGCAGCCTTCGTCTCCCTGGCCCACGGCCGGGAGGTGGTGGAGGAGACTCTCGCAGCAGCCCGGGAGGTCTTTACCTCCCTGTGACCATGCGGGCCACTTCCACGGCGGCGTAGGTGATCAGGATGTCCGCTCCCGCCCTCCGGAGGGCGAGGTGGGCCTCCAGGAGGCCCCTTGGGCCGTCCAGGGAACCGGCGGCAGCCGCATGGCGGAGCATCATGTACTCGCCGCTCACCAGGTAGCAGGCCAGGGGCAGCAGGGTGGATTCCCGGAGCCGGGAGAGAATGTCAAGATAGAGGAGGGAGGGCTTCACCATGAGGATGTCGGCCCCTTCCTCCTCGTCGAGAAGGGACTCCCGGAGGGCCTCCTTCCAGTTGGTGGAGGCCATCTGGTAGGACCGCCGGTCCCCGAAGGAGGGGGCGCTGCCCGCCGCGTCCCGGAAAGGACCGTAGAAGGCCGACGAGAACTTGGAGCTGTAGCTCATCACCGGCAGGGAGGAGAACCCCCCGTTGTCCAGGGCCCTCCGGAGGGCGGCCACCTGGCCGTCCATCATGGCGGAGGGGGCCACCATGTCCGCCCCCGCCCGGGCGTGGCTGAGGGCGATGCGGCCGAGCTCGAGGACCGTGGGGTCGTTGTCCACGGCGCCGTCCTCCTTCAGGAGGCCGCAGTGGCCGTGGTCGGTGTACTCGCACATGCAGACGTCTGTGGTGAGGTGGATCTCCCGTCCGTACCGCTCCTTCAGCCGTCTGAGGCCCTGCTGCACCGGCTGGTCCTCCGCCCAGGCGGACGTTCCCCGGGCATCCTTCCGGGAGGGGAGCCCGAAGAGCAGGAAGGACCGTATCCCCGCCTCCAGGGCGGCGTCCACGGCCTCGTGGAGGCGGTCGGGGGAGATGTGGTCCACCCCGTGCAGGGAGGAAACAGGGGTTCGCACTCCTGTGCCCGGGACCGTGAAGAGGGGAAGGATCATCTGCCTCGGCTCGAGGGAGACCTCCCGCACCATTTCCGCCAGGACGGGGTGCTCCCGCAGGCGGCGCATTCTGTTCGTTGTTCCGTTCACCATTCCGTTCATTCTTTTTCCTCCGTCGGTTTCCTTTTTTTGAGATCGGCCAGCAGCGCGGCGAGGGATTCCAGGGTCGGTTCGGCCATCACGAGGGCCTTCAGGCCCAGGAGGCCTTCCGCGGCCGCGGCGCAGGGCGTTCCCCATCCCACGGGAACCGCACCCTCCGGCATGGACAGGCCCGATGTGTTCCAGGCCCGGACCAGGGCAGCGCTGCCGAAGACCACCGCGTCCAGCCCAGTCTCCTCCCACAGGGATTCGTAGCTGTCCCATCCGGGGGGGCGGCCGGGGACCATTCGGTAAGCGGGGATGTTCACAACCGCCGCTCCCCGGGCGCGTACGGCGTCTTCCGGCAGGGGGGATCCTGCCTCGTTCCGGAAGAAGACCACCCGTTCCCCGGGCTGAACCCGTCCGGCGAGCAGGGACGCCAGGGCCTCCGACGTGGAGGGCCGGGCTTCACCGTCCGCCCGAAGGCCCGTGCGGGCGAGGGCTGCCGTGGTTCCCGGGCCGATGGAGGCGATCTTCCCCCGGAGGGTCCGCAGGTCGGTCCTTCCGGAGAGGAGGGCGGCGCCCCGGGGGCTCGTGAGCACGATCCAGTCCGCTCCTGCGAGGAGGTCCTCTTCACCGGGGAAAGGCAGTTCTTCCTCCGCGAGGAGGGGAAGGCTGAAGCCGTCGGCTCCCAGGCTTTCCAGGAACCGGGCGGTGTCCCAGCTTTCGGGGGCGGGGCGGACCACGGCGACCTTCAGTTCCGCCAGGGGCCCCCGGTCGGGAGAGAGGGCAAGCCCCGCCGTTCCGCCGGCCGTCACCACGGCGGGACCCCGCAGGGCCGAAGGGCTGCACGACAGGGGAAAACGCACCGTGGAGGCGCATCCCCATCCGCCCCGGGTGACCGCCGCGCAGGGTGTCTCCGGGGCCATGCCGTTCGCCTCCAGGAACCGGGCGAGGTTCCCCCATGACGAGGCCCCCATGTAGACCGCCAGGGTGCCTCCTCCTTCGGCGACGGCCTTCCAGAGGTTTTCCCGGGGAGCACCGTTCTGCTCCGAATGTCCCGTGGCCAGGGTGAGGGAGTCGGCGAGGCCCCGGTGGGTGGGGGGGATGCCCGCTCTTCCCAGCCCTCCGATGGCGGCGGTGATCCCCGGGGTGTAGGTCCAGGGAATGCCCTCTTTTTCCAGGGCGAGGGCCTCTTCGCCCCCCCGGCCGAAGACGAAGGGGTCACCACCCTTCAGCCGGACCACCGTTTCCTTCGCCTTTCCAAGTTCTGTGAGGAGGGCGTTGATCTCGGGCTGTTTCAGGCTCGCCCGGCCCTTCCGCTTGCCGGCGGCGTGGAATTCGCACGTCCGGGGGGCGAGCTGGAGCAGGTCCGGGTGGATGAGGCTGTCGTAGACCACCGCATCGGCCCGCCGGAGAAGGTCGAGTGCCTCGAGGGTGATCCATCGGGGGCCGGCGCATCCCGCCCCTACGAGGTGGACGGTCATGGCCGTCCCTCCGCCTGCGCGAGGCTCTCGGCGAAGAGCCGCACCGCTGGGGGCGTTTCCCGGAACCGTTCGCCCAGGGCCGCCCCCGCCCTGACGGCATCTTCCTCCGAGGTTACGGGGCAGGAACAGGAGAGGCGGACGCTCTCCCGGCCGAGGGGGTCGAGGATCTCCGCCTTGAGGACGAGAATCCGGCCCTCCATGCGGGCAAGGGCGGCAAAGGGGACATGACACCCTACCCCGAGGGTCTTCAGCAGGGACCGCTCCGCGACTGAGCAGAGGAAGGTCTCCCGGTGGGCGACCGAGCGGCCCAGGGAGAAGAGGGGCGAGTTCAGGGGGGCCTCCAGGGCGATGATCCCCTGGCAGGGAGCGGGAAGGAAGGGAAGGCTTTCCGCCCCTGGGGGGCGGATTCCCATACGCTCCAGCCCGGCGGCGGCGAGGACGAGGGCGTCGTACAGGCCGTCCTCCAGCTTTTTCAGGCGGGTGGAGAGGTTCCCCCGGATCTCCCGGACGGCCAGACCGGGCCGCACCCTGAGGAGCTGGGCTTTCCTGCGGGGGCTCGACGTGCCCACCACGGCCCCTTCGGGCAGGGTCTCCAGGGTGAAGCCGCCGCGGGCGACAAGCACGTCTTCCGCGGAATCCCGGGGGAGGACCGAGGCGATCTCGAGGCCGTCCCGGCAGCAGGAGGGAACGTCCTTGAGACTGTGGACGGCCCCGTCACCCTTTCCGCCGAGGAGGGCCTCCTCGATGCAGCCGGAGAAGGCGCCGCTCCCGCCGAAAGAACAGAGGGGGCTGACGGTGTCCCGGTCGCCCCGGGTGGACAGGGGAACGATTTCCACAGCCAGGCCCTTCTCCCGGAGAGGGAGGGCCATCCGTTCAGCCTGCAGCAGTGCGAGGGCGCTGCCCCTGGTAAGCAGTTTCATGGGAGGTTCTCCTTTTCTTCAGTCATGTCTTCGAGGCTTTGCCGGAGCAGATTCTTTAGGGCGGCCGACCCGGCGGGGTCGCCGCCTCCGCTTCCCGCGCCGACCACGAACCCTTTCCACCGGAACTGGGCCGCCAGGGCCCAGGAACCGGATTCCGGGGCGCCGCAGCAGTTGAGCATGCATCCCGTACCCTCCGCCAGGGGAAGGACGTCAGCCGTCTCTTCCGGCGGCAGGGCCAGCAGGGCGAGGCGGTGCTCCGAAAAATCCCTCCGTTCCGCCGTCCGGCGCTCCCACCGGATGGATCCCTCCGCGGCGAGGGCCTGCAGTTCCGGTACCGCTTCAGGAGAGACGAGGTCCACGGAGGCTCCCCCGTCCAGGAGGGTGCGGATCTTCCGGAGTCCCACGGGGCCTCCTCCGACCGCGAGGATGGGGCCCGAGGCCGGTGAGAGGCAGATCATGAGGGAGAAGCTTACGGGCCGGGGGTCAGTCATCGCCGGGCTCCTCCATGTCGCCGGAGAGAATTTTCCAGAGCCTCCGGGCGTGGGGGTCCGATTCGGCGAAGGCGGGGGAGAGGAGGGCCTTCACCACGCTCCACCCCATGCGGCGGAGGGATTCCCGGTCCGCGCCTGTCTTCCGGGCCGTGAGCTCCGTCCGTTCCTCCACGATGCGCTCAGCCCGGAGCAGGACGAGGCGCTTGTAGGTCTCCGCCGAGAGGGAGGTGAGTTCCGCGCAGACGGATCGGGCAGCCTCGGCCGCCTCGCTCTCGAGCCGGCGAAGCTTTGTGCGGTATTCGGCCGTAATCTTTGCCGCCTCCACGGCGAGATCGTCCATGGCCAGGAGGAACGGGGAGGCTGCTGCACTCCGCTCCACCTGGGGAGGGGAGCCGAGGTCGAAAATCCTCTGCCCCTCCCGCCTTTCGGCAAGAGAGAAGAGGGGTTCCGGGGCTCCCGTGCAGAAGAAGAGGGCGCCGAAGGCCGCCGCCTGCCCCCGCCATTCCTCCCAGGGAAGAAAGGACACCCCCAGGGAGTCCGCCAGGGCTTGCCCCCGCCCGGGGGAACGGTTGGTCACCGCCAGGGGAACGGCGAGCCCGGCGAGGACCCGGGCCGTTTCCTCCCCCATCTCCCCGGCTCCCACCACGAGGGAGGAAACGGAAGGGAAGGAAGGGTGATCCCGGAGCTTTTCCGCCATGAGCCGGGGCACGGAGGGTTCCCGGCCGGGGTGGTAGCAGGTCCGCAGCAGCTTCGCCATCCGGAGGCAGCCCTGGAAGAGGCGGTGGAGCCAGGGCCCGCAGAGGTCGCCCGCTCCCCCGTAGCTCTCCCGGACCTGCCCCACGATGGAGGACTCGCCGCAGGCCATACTCTCCAGGCCGAGGAGCACCCGGAGGAGGTGGAGCACCGCCTCCTCGCCGGAGAGGGTCCGGACCCGGGGGTGGAGTATCTCCTCCGGCACGGTGCCGCCCGGGGGCAGGCGGAGGTAGATTTCCGTCCGGTTGCAGGTGGATACGGGGACCGCCTCGAGGATCCGCCCGTCCTCCCTGAGCGCCGGGAGGGACAGCCATGCCCTTTTCGCCCCGTCCCGCTCGGCGGTGGAGGCGGCCGTGTAGTCCAGGGAGAGGCAGAGAAGACTCTTCATGAGTCCGACCCCCGTTCCCCGGCCCGCTCGGCCCGGTAGCCCCTGCGGTCCAGCAGGAGGTCTCCCACGCACTCCACCGACGACCCGGGAAGAAGCAGGAGGGTGCGCATGTCCACGCCGTCCGCCGACAGGTCTTCCAGGGGGAGCCTCCGGACCGAGGCACCGGGCCGTCCGGCGTCCCTGACGAGGTGGACTTCCCCATAGCCGGCGGCGCCGAAGATCTGCCGCACCGCCGCCAGCTTTTCCTCCAGGTCCCGCTTCACCGGGTTGTACAGGGCGGCGGTGAGGCCCGACCGGGCGGCGCCCTCCAGGGCCTGGCGGACGTTCTCCCATGGCTGGAGGTAGTCGGACAGGGAGAGGAGCACCAGGCCGTTCACGTAGGGGGCCCCGGTCATCAGGCCTGCGGCCTGGGCCGCGGTAACCCCCGGGACCACCGATGCGGGGACGCGGCCCCGGGCCGTGCGGAGGGCGAGGGCCGCGAGGCCGAAGAGCACCGGGTCGCCCCCGGAGAGGAGAACCACCCTGTTCCCCTCTTCGGCGAGGGAGACGGCCCGCTCAACCCGCTTCTCCTCCTCCCCCATGGAGTAGGTCTCCACGGTCTTCCCGCGGAGCCAGGCAGGGGGAAGAAGGTCCGCGTAGAGGCGGTATCCCACCACGGCGTCGGCCTCCCCGAGGGCCTGCCGTCCCTCGAGGGTGAGGTACTTCCCGTCCCCGGGGCCTGTGCCGAGGACGGTGAGCTTTCCGCCTTCCCTCCGCGAAAGGAGGGAGAAGGCAGCGGTGACGCCGCAGGATGCGGTCCGCCTGCCGAGGAGACGGCCCGCCGAGGCGGCGCAGGGCTCCGCCACTCCGGGAAGGCCGAGATGGCGGGAGGCCGCCGAGGGGGTGAAGTCCCCGTCCAGGGAGAGGAGTTCCTTCCGGTCCACCACGACCAGGGGGATTCCCAGTTTTCCGGCCAGGGCCGCGAGGCCCGGCTCGTCCCGCTTCTCCTCCACGGTGCGTATCTCCGTCAGGCTTTCGGCGAGGAGCCCCTCAGCCTCCAGGGCCAAAAAGAGTACCCTTCTGAGGGTATCCGCATCCGTACCTCTCCGGCAGCCCATGCCGGCGGCGACGCACCGGGGAACGAGCTGGACCTGCCGGGGGGCGAAGTCCCTTCGATAGGGGGAGAGAATGACCGAGGCCTCGCCGGAAGACGGGACGGGGCGGTATTCCTCCGGCAGGGGAGGCAGGAAAGCGGGCACGTCGGTCCACCATGAGAGAATGCCCTCCTCAAGAAGGGCCCGGTTCACCGCGGGAAGGGCCTCTTTGCCAAGGAGCTTCCAGCCCCGCCTGGAGGCCAGGAGGTCCGGGGCGGTGAGACCGGCCCGGTCGCTGCTGGTGGTGAGCAGGAGGGAGGCGCCGATCCTGCCCGCAAGCTGTTCCGCGTAGTCCCTT
The window above is part of the Aminivibrio pyruvatiphilus genome. Proteins encoded here:
- a CDS encoding cobalamin biosynthesis protein; the encoded protein is MKAAFFCFSDPGEALAGRLAGGPGERVVRVAPGTLSETVARWWQGTDALVFVSSLGVAVRAAAPHLRDKETDPAVLVVTEDGFTVLPVTGAHLGGGRDYAEQLAGRIGASLLLTTSSDRAGLTAPDLLASRRGWKLLGKEALPAVNRALLEEGILSWWTDVPAFLPPLPEEYRPVPSSGEASVILSPYRRDFAPRQVQLVPRCVAAGMGCRRGTDADTLRRVLFLALEAEGLLAESLTEIRTVEEKRDEPGLAALAGKLGIPLVVVDRKELLSLDGDFTPSAASRHLGLPGVAEPCAASAGRLLGRRTASCGVTAAFSLLSRREGGKLTVLGTGPGDGKYLTLEGRQALGEADAVVGYRLYADLLPPAWLRGKTVETYSMGEEEKRVERAVSLAEEGNRVVLLSGGDPVLFGLAALALRTARGRVPASVVPGVTAAQAAGLMTGAPYVNGLVLLSLSDYLQPWENVRQALEGAARSGLTAALYNPVKRDLEEKLAAVRQIFGAAGYGEVHLVRDAGRPGASVRRLPLEDLSADGVDMRTLLLLPGSSVECVGDLLLDRRGYRAERAGERGSDS